In Bremerella alba, one DNA window encodes the following:
- a CDS encoding arylsulfatase yields the protein MQRLCFLLAIGLLSVVPSVVRAADETKPNVIFIYVDDLGYGDLGSFGQKKIATPKLDQMADDGIKLTSFYAGCTVCRPSRLVLWTGRSLGHQPINDNKPYTMKSTDHTIAQLMKDQGYTTGGVGKWAMGTPGSGGEPIYHGFDFWCGYLDQGNAHNYYPPHIWRCEGDKVEKLPLEGNVLIDDNPHARGRVSKPDARKTYSYDVMTQEAFDFVRRNADKPFLLHLHWTIPHANNEGGRVTGDGQEVPDYGQYADKDWPNPEKGFAAMITRMDGDVGKLRDLLKELKIEDNTLLIFTSDNGPHSEGGHKHGFFDSNGPLRGFKRTVYEGGIRVPFIAVWPGKIPAGTESGITFNAYDVMATYADLTNAKQVPLNDGLSFLPTLLDQQQKVVVGNRKPDPKSRISYSSFAKMEAARMGKFKAVRLSPDKPIELYNLQEDIGETTDIAADHPTIVQMMGDFMKEAKEPLQ from the coding sequence ATGCAACGCCTGTGTTTTCTGCTCGCTATCGGTCTGCTGTCGGTAGTTCCTTCGGTTGTCCGTGCGGCGGATGAAACCAAGCCGAATGTCATTTTCATCTACGTCGATGACCTTGGTTACGGCGACCTTGGGTCGTTCGGACAGAAGAAGATCGCCACGCCCAAGCTCGATCAAATGGCCGACGATGGGATCAAGCTCACCAGCTTCTACGCCGGTTGCACCGTCTGTCGGCCTTCGCGGTTGGTGTTGTGGACCGGTCGTAGCCTGGGGCATCAGCCGATCAACGACAACAAGCCGTACACGATGAAGTCGACCGATCACACCATCGCCCAGCTGATGAAAGACCAAGGCTACACCACCGGCGGCGTCGGCAAGTGGGCCATGGGCACGCCTGGCAGCGGCGGCGAACCGATCTATCACGGGTTCGATTTTTGGTGCGGCTATCTCGACCAAGGCAACGCTCATAACTATTACCCTCCGCACATCTGGCGCTGCGAAGGGGACAAGGTCGAAAAGCTTCCCCTCGAAGGCAACGTCCTGATCGACGACAACCCCCATGCCCGCGGCCGCGTATCGAAGCCGGATGCTCGTAAGACATACTCCTACGACGTGATGACGCAGGAAGCGTTCGACTTCGTTCGCCGCAACGCCGACAAGCCGTTTCTGCTTCACCTTCACTGGACCATCCCGCACGCCAACAACGAAGGGGGCCGCGTGACCGGCGACGGTCAGGAAGTGCCAGACTACGGCCAGTACGCCGACAAGGATTGGCCCAATCCCGAAAAAGGTTTCGCCGCCATGATTACTCGCATGGATGGCGACGTTGGCAAGCTGCGCGACCTGTTGAAAGAACTGAAGATCGAAGACAACACGCTGCTGATCTTCACCTCCGACAATGGCCCGCACAGCGAAGGGGGCCACAAGCACGGCTTCTTCGATAGCAACGGCCCGCTGCGTGGCTTCAAGCGAACCGTCTACGAAGGAGGCATCCGCGTGCCGTTCATTGCCGTCTGGCCCGGCAAGATCCCCGCCGGCACCGAGTCTGGCATCACCTTCAACGCCTACGACGTGATGGCCACCTACGCCGACCTGACCAATGCGAAGCAGGTCCCGCTCAACGACGGCCTCAGCTTCCTACCGACCTTGCTCGACCAACAACAAAAGGTCGTCGTCGGCAACCGCAAGCCAGACCCCAAAAGCCGCATCTCGTATTCGTCGTTCGCGAAAATGGAAGCGGCCCGCATGGGCAAATTCAAAGCCGTCCGTCTGTCCCCGGACAAGCCCATCGAGCTATACAACCTGCAGGAAGACATCGGCGAAACAACCGACATCGCCGCCGACCACCCAACCATCGTGCAGATGATGGGTGACTTCATGAAGGAAGCCAAAGAGCCGCTTCAGTAG
- a CDS encoding carboxypeptidase-like regulatory domain-containing protein — MSVSNPWNQGRKIRSVGLTLLLAVGLIGCGSSDGLDRRAVRGTATYEGEPIEKGTITLFPLANGIMAAGKIVDGHYEIPAHEGPIPGEYRVEVTALKETGRMLRNEEPGMETIEIPEVLSFIPAKYNDLSELTIEISQEEIATQADFRLEE; from the coding sequence ATGAGCGTCAGTAACCCATGGAACCAAGGACGTAAGATTCGATCCGTTGGGTTGACGCTTCTCTTGGCCGTGGGTCTGATCGGTTGTGGTTCGAGCGACGGGCTCGACCGCCGGGCAGTTCGCGGAACTGCAACCTATGAAGGCGAGCCGATCGAGAAGGGAACGATCACCCTATTTCCCTTGGCCAACGGGATTATGGCTGCTGGCAAGATTGTCGATGGGCACTACGAAATTCCTGCCCACGAAGGGCCGATTCCTGGGGAATACCGCGTGGAGGTGACCGCGTTGAAAGAAACCGGTCGGATGTTACGCAACGAGGAACCCGGCATGGAGACGATAGAAATTCCTGAGGTCCTCTCCTTTATTCCAGCCAAGTACAACGACCTTTCCGAATTGACGATAGAAATCAGCCAGGAAGAGATCGCTACCCAGGCTGACTTCCGGTTAGAAGAATAG
- a CDS encoding DUF1559 domain-containing protein has product MDISRQNTLTRYGFTLVELLVVIAIIGMLIALLLPAVQQAREAARRSACRNNLKQLGLAIHNYESTFKQFPPGAVRISFEQGSSYRMPFVAQILPFIEQGNVYDLLNFKQSWHHSSNADAKNSPLPVYLCPSDPTSDAQVMLPEEAFGNYGLNWGMHRFLDIDGQGPSTNEPGGKTNFASPFGNNYGARFADITDGTSNTLAMMEMLKGIGAGAIDRRGRIWNEDSNCYQIMTRLSPNSIAPDYCETGKCVDHPEQNLPYEPPPGATGAGKGQSQMASRSAHPGGVQVLLCDGSGRFVSDTIDLTSWQALSTQWNGEVISE; this is encoded by the coding sequence ATGGACATCTCTCGTCAAAACACGCTAACGCGGTATGGGTTCACGCTGGTGGAACTCTTGGTGGTGATCGCGATTATCGGAATGTTGATTGCGTTGCTCTTACCAGCGGTTCAGCAAGCACGGGAGGCCGCTCGTCGAAGCGCGTGCCGCAATAACTTGAAGCAACTCGGGCTCGCGATTCACAACTACGAGAGCACCTTCAAACAATTTCCACCTGGGGCGGTTCGCATCAGCTTCGAGCAAGGCTCTAGCTATCGGATGCCATTTGTCGCCCAGATTCTTCCTTTCATCGAGCAAGGCAATGTCTACGATTTGCTCAATTTCAAACAATCGTGGCATCACTCCTCGAATGCAGACGCTAAGAATTCGCCGCTTCCCGTCTATCTCTGTCCTAGTGATCCAACCTCTGACGCTCAGGTGATGCTCCCAGAAGAAGCTTTCGGGAACTACGGATTAAACTGGGGGATGCATCGCTTTCTCGATATCGATGGTCAAGGACCGAGCACGAACGAACCGGGTGGTAAGACGAACTTCGCTTCGCCCTTTGGCAACAACTATGGAGCTCGATTCGCAGATATTACTGATGGAACTAGCAACACGCTCGCGATGATGGAAATGCTAAAAGGCATTGGAGCGGGTGCTATCGATCGTCGCGGACGCATTTGGAATGAAGATTCAAACTGCTATCAGATTATGACGCGTCTCTCGCCCAACTCGATCGCTCCCGATTATTGCGAAACGGGAAAGTGTGTTGATCATCCCGAGCAAAACCTGCCGTACGAGCCACCACCCGGGGCCACAGGTGCCGGTAAGGGGCAGTCACAAATGGCTTCTCGCAGCGCGCATCCTGGCGGGGTCCAGGTTTTGTTGTGTGATGGCTCTGGACGGTTCGTGAGCGATACGATCGATCTCACATCCTGGCAGGCACTCAGCACGCAATGGAATGGAGAAGTGATTAGCGAGTAA